GCATGGCTTCGCCGTTGTTCGCGTGCTCCAGCCCGGCCATGATCTTCAGCACGGTGGACTTGCCGGCTCCGTTCGGGCCGACGACGCCGATCTTGGCGCCCGGAAGGAAGTTCAGCGACACGTCATCGAGGATGACCTTGTCTCCGTGGGCCTTCCGGACCTTCTGCATGCTGTAGATGAACTCCGCCACGTCCACGATGGTAGTTCGCAGCGGTTCAGGCGCCCGAGGCCGGTAGGGCGCCGGCCAGCTCGCGCCCGGGGTCCTCGGCTCCCGCCGGCCCGCGCTCGGACCAGGGATCGTCCGATGCCGGGGCCTGCTCCCCGGACGACGGGGCGACCGCGGGCGCCGTGCCGGGCGACTGCTCCGGGGCCTCCGCGCGTCGCGTGCGCGTGACATGGGCGGTGCACCACGTCAGATCGGGCCCGACGGCGTCGGCCTCCATCTCGGTGACGGTGGTCCGGCGACCTTCCGCGGTGTCGTAGCTGCGCGTCAGCAGCCGGCCCAGGACCACCAC
This sequence is a window from Pseudonocardia petroleophila. Protein-coding genes within it:
- the ssb gene encoding single-stranded DNA-binding protein, which translates into the protein MNQNTLIAAGNVITPVQIRHTPDGIPVTTFRIACNERRRDRETNEWVDKDSFFVSVTCWRRLAENVCRSLRSGDPVVVLGRLLTRSYDTAEGRRTTVTEMEADAVGPDLTWCTAHVTRTRRAEAPEQSPGTAPAVAPSSGEQAPASDDPWSERGPAGAEDPGRELAGALPASGA